One window of Macrococcus sp. 19Msa1099 genomic DNA carries:
- a CDS encoding serine protease: MKPISLTEQLMFNTVRIEAHDGSSGTGFFFNFKEGELTIPVLITNKHVVNCNRNETVKFFLHLSEEDGTTTENYAITLQTEWFFHSEKDMCFTFINPIFEEVRKRTGKQVFYVANEESLIPNKVKLMELSALEEIVMIGYPIGLWDSKNNYPIFRKGYTASHPAYDFNTKGIGLADIAAFPGSSGSPIYILNENGYSDKKGNTYLGARRIIFLGILYAGPTMNANGEISVVDIPTQQKVISRTSVMTNLGYYIKSEELFEFKNLIREKIKQQNAN, translated from the coding sequence ATGAAACCAATTAGTCTGACAGAGCAACTAATGTTTAATACTGTAAGGATAGAAGCTCATGATGGTTCCTCAGGAACTGGATTTTTCTTTAATTTTAAGGAGGGTGAACTTACTATACCTGTTCTTATTACAAATAAACATGTTGTAAATTGCAATAGAAATGAAACCGTAAAGTTCTTTTTACATTTGAGTGAAGAAGATGGGACAACCACGGAAAACTATGCTATTACATTACAAACAGAGTGGTTTTTTCATTCTGAAAAAGATATGTGCTTCACATTTATTAACCCAATATTTGAGGAAGTAAGGAAGCGAACAGGAAAACAAGTATTTTATGTAGCTAATGAAGAAAGCTTGATTCCTAATAAAGTAAAACTAATGGAATTGAGTGCTTTAGAAGAAATTGTAATGATTGGATATCCTATTGGGTTATGGGACAGTAAAAACAATTATCCGATTTTTAGAAAAGGATATACAGCGTCTCACCCAGCGTACGATTTTAACACAAAAGGAATAGGACTAGCAGACATTGCCGCTTTTCCAGGATCATCTGGATCACCAATTTACATCTTAAATGAAAATGGCTATTCTGATAAAAAAGGTAATACTTATTTAGGTGCTAGAAGAATAATATTTTTAGGTATTTTATATGCTGGCCCAACGATGAATGCTAATGGAGAGATATCGGTTGTTGATATACCTACACAACAAAAGGTAATTAGCAGAACATCTGTAATGACTAATTTAGGTTATTATATTAAGTCAGAAGAATTATTTGAGTTTAAAAATCTAATTAGAGAAAAGATCAAGCAACAGAATGCCAATTAG
- a CDS encoding helix-turn-helix transcriptional regulator, which yields MTTAEMIKELCEQMNISVSELARRIGQTPQNFNKKLKRETVTLDELKTIADVLDIKFEQTFILPDGNEIKTGNE from the coding sequence ATGACTACGGCAGAAATGATTAAAGAACTGTGTGAGCAAATGAATATAAGTGTTTCCGAACTTGCTAGACGTATTGGTCAGACTCCACAGAATTTTAATAAGAAATTAAAACGTGAAACTGTAACCTTGGATGAATTGAAAACCATAGCTGATGTTTTGGATATTAAATTTGAGCAGACTTTCATTCTGCCCGATGGCAATGAAATAAAGACAGGTAATGAGTAA
- a CDS encoding recombinase family protein — MVIPARKRVGSTAAKEKIKKLRVAAYCRVSTEAEEQNSSYEVQVAHYTEFIKKNNEWEFAGIFADDGISGTNTKKRDEFNRMIAECMDGNIDMVITKSISRFARNTLDCLQYIRQLKDKNISVYFEKENINTMDAKGEVLLTIMASLAQQESQSLSQNVKLGLQYRYQQGKVQVNHKRFMGYTKDEDGNLIIVPEEAEIIKRIYREYLEGQSLVGIGRALEKDGILTAAGKPRWRPESVKKILQNEKYIGDALLQKTVTVDFLTKKRVKNEGHVPQYYVENSHESIIPKELYLQVQEEIHRRSNIYTGAGKNKRIYSSKYALSAITFCGDCGDIYRRTYWNIHGRKEFVWRCVTRIEQGPEICKNRTVKEDELYDAVMTAINKLLAGGNNIIKTLEENIHAVIGETTEYQISEINNLLEEKQKELIKLANKGQDYEHLADEIDELRDKRQLLLVEDASLSGENERINELIEFIRKNKFRTLEYDDKLVRKIIENVTVYEEHFVISFKSGIEIEI, encoded by the coding sequence ATGGTTATTCCTGCTCGTAAAAGAGTAGGAAGTACAGCCGCAAAAGAAAAGATAAAGAAACTTCGTGTTGCTGCCTATTGCCGTGTTTCTACAGAAGCAGAAGAACAAAATTCTAGCTATGAGGTTCAGGTCGCACACTATACAGAGTTTATAAAGAAAAATAATGAATGGGAGTTTGCTGGCATCTTTGCAGATGATGGTATCTCCGGTACAAACACTAAAAAGCGTGACGAATTTAATCGTATGATTGCAGAGTGTATGGATGGTAACATCGACATGGTTATTACTAAATCCATCAGCCGATTTGCACGTAACACCCTAGACTGCCTTCAATATATTAGACAGCTCAAGGATAAGAACATATCCGTTTATTTTGAAAAAGAGAACATCAACACCATGGATGCCAAAGGTGAGGTTTTGCTGACTATTATGGCATCTTTGGCACAACAGGAAAGCCAAAGCCTTTCACAAAACGTTAAACTTGGGCTACAGTACCGATACCAACAAGGAAAGGTGCAGGTCAACCATAAGCGATTTATGGGCTACACCAAAGATGAAGATGGAAATTTAATCATTGTTCCCGAAGAAGCTGAGATTATCAAACGCATCTACCGAGAATACCTTGAAGGTCAGAGTCTAGTGGGCATTGGTCGAGCCCTTGAAAAGGATGGTATTTTAACAGCAGCGGGAAAACCAAGATGGCGACCAGAATCAGTTAAGAAGATCCTTCAAAACGAAAAATACATCGGAGATGCCCTTCTGCAAAAGACTGTCACAGTAGATTTTCTGACCAAAAAACGAGTGAAAAATGAAGGGCATGTTCCCCAATATTATGTTGAAAATAGCCATGAATCGATCATTCCCAAAGAATTATACTTGCAAGTTCAGGAGGAAATTCATCGAAGAAGCAATATCTACACGGGAGCAGGCAAGAACAAACGAATTTATAGTAGCAAGTACGCTTTAAGTGCCATCACCTTCTGTGGAGATTGTGGCGATATTTATAGGAGAACCTATTGGAATATTCATGGCAGAAAAGAATTTGTCTGGCGATGTGTGACTAGAATCGAGCAGGGTCCTGAGATATGTAAGAACCGAACCGTAAAAGAAGATGAACTCTATGATGCTGTAATGACTGCAATTAATAAACTGCTTGCAGGTGGCAACAATATAATAAAGACACTGGAAGAAAATATTCATGCGGTGATTGGTGAAACGACAGAATACCAAATTTCAGAGATTAACAACTTACTGGAGGAAAAGCAAAAAGAACTCATCAAGCTGGCTAATAAGGGTCAAGATTATGAACATCTAGCAGATGAGATTGATGAGCTGAGAGACAAGCGACAGCTCCTTTTAGTAGAAGATGCCTCCCTCAGTGGCGAGAACGAGCGAATCAATGAGCTGATTGAATTTATCCGCAAGAACAAATTCCGTACCTTAGAGTACGATGATAAGCTTGTAAGGAAGATAATCGAGAATGTCACAGTCTATGAAGAACACTTCGTCATATCCTTTAAATCTGGTATTGAAATTGAAATATGA
- a CDS encoding recombinase: MAYIPYGYKIQDGVVTVDEKAAGQVKVFFEKYISGLSLTVAGEQAGIDKTHSVMGRILKNVNYLGNDTYPAIIDKEIFDKAEEVRDKRAKDLGRVVELAAFTSPPPKERFKMRKADNKMPVDPFERAEYLYSLIESEE, translated from the coding sequence ATGGCATATATTCCATATGGATACAAAATTCAAGACGGAGTGGTTACTGTCGATGAAAAGGCAGCAGGTCAAGTAAAGGTATTCTTTGAGAAATACATATCAGGACTATCCCTTACAGTGGCTGGCGAACAAGCAGGTATAGATAAGACACACTCTGTGATGGGACGCATTTTGAAAAACGTCAACTACCTTGGAAATGATACGTATCCAGCAATCATTGATAAAGAGATATTTGATAAAGCTGAAGAAGTTAGAGATAAGCGTGCAAAGGATTTAGGACGAGTGGTAGAGCTTGCCGCTTTCACCTCTCCCCCTCCCAAAGAACGATTTAAAATGAGAAAGGCAGATAATAAGATGCCAGTGGATCCTTTTGAACGAGCAGAATACTTATACAGTCTGATAGAAAGCGAGGAATAA
- a CDS encoding recombinase family protein: MMKKITKIDELPQGQLPTTKLRVAAYARVSTDSDEQLESLKAQREHYERYIKSNPEWAFAGLYYDEGISGTKMEKRTELLRMIRDCKQGRIDFIITKSISRFARNTVDCLELVRKLIDIGIYIYFEKENLNTGDMESELMLSILSGFAAEESASISQNSQWSIQKRFQNGSYVGTPPFGYSKVDGEMFIVPEEAEIIRRIFSQFLSGKGSSTIARGLNKDKIPARRGNHWSAGTVIDMLRNEKYMGDVLLQKTYTDSNYNRHPNTGGKDQYHYKDDHEPIISREDFAKVQDIIDERAKTRNKGMKKNVYLNRYALSGKIVCGECGRNFRRKTNYSAGRSYIAWSCIGHIEDKESCSMLFLRDGEIKATFTTMMNKLAFSNKLILEPLFKSISHIDEQSDRERMVAIDKRMEQLMEERNTLITLMAKGFLEPALFNQERNVLDSEMKNLSTEKTNLVSNSASGVLRANDIKDLIDYVSADNFNGDYTEELFEEFVENIIINSRDELTFNLKCGLSLKEKVVR; the protein is encoded by the coding sequence ATGATGAAAAAGATAACAAAAATAGATGAACTGCCCCAGGGACAACTACCTACTACGAAACTTAGGGTCGCCGCTTATGCGAGGGTATCAACCGATAGTGATGAACAGCTTGAAAGCCTTAAGGCACAGCGAGAACACTATGAGCGATATATTAAGTCTAATCCAGAATGGGCGTTTGCTGGTCTTTATTATGACGAAGGGATCTCCGGCACCAAGATGGAGAAACGGACTGAACTGCTCCGCATGATACGAGATTGTAAGCAAGGTCGGATAGATTTTATTATCACCAAATCAATCAGCCGCTTTGCTCGTAATACAGTAGATTGCCTAGAGTTAGTAAGAAAGCTGATTGATATCGGTATTTACATTTATTTTGAAAAAGAGAATCTAAATACGGGTGATATGGAAAGTGAGCTGATGCTTTCTATCCTTTCTGGATTTGCTGCAGAAGAGTCTGCATCTATTTCACAAAATAGCCAATGGTCTATTCAAAAGAGATTTCAAAATGGCAGTTATGTCGGTACGCCACCTTTTGGATATTCCAAGGTGGATGGTGAGATGTTTATAGTTCCAGAGGAGGCTGAAATCATAAGACGTATTTTTTCCCAGTTCCTATCTGGCAAAGGTAGCAGTACTATAGCCAGAGGCTTGAACAAAGACAAAATCCCTGCAAGAAGAGGTAATCACTGGAGTGCAGGCACGGTGATAGACATGCTTCGAAACGAAAAATATATGGGTGATGTCCTACTACAAAAGACTTACACCGATAGTAACTACAATCGCCATCCGAATACAGGGGGAAAAGATCAGTATCACTACAAGGACGATCATGAACCTATTATAAGTAGAGAAGACTTTGCTAAGGTGCAAGACATCATTGATGAGAGAGCTAAGACGAGAAATAAAGGTATGAAAAAGAACGTTTATCTTAATCGATATGCTTTAAGTGGCAAGATTGTCTGTGGAGAGTGTGGTCGCAATTTTAGGAGAAAGACAAACTACTCAGCTGGTAGGAGTTACATTGCTTGGAGTTGCATTGGTCATATCGAAGACAAAGAGAGCTGTTCCATGTTGTTTCTGCGAGATGGGGAAATCAAAGCCACATTTACCACCATGATGAATAAACTTGCTTTCAGTAACAAACTAATCCTAGAACCACTTTTCAAATCAATTAGCCACATTGATGAGCAAAGCGACCGTGAAAGAATGGTTGCTATTGATAAGCGAATGGAGCAACTCATGGAAGAACGCAACACCCTTATTACACTGATGGCCAAAGGTTTCCTTGAGCCAGCTCTTTTTAATCAGGAACGAAATGTTTTAGATAGTGAGATGAAAAATCTTTCAACTGAAAAAACAAACCTTGTATCAAATTCCGCGAGTGGGGTTTTGCGAGCAAACGATATAAAGGACCTCATTGATTACGTGTCAGCAGATAATTTTAATGGTGATTACACGGAAGAATTATTTGAAGAATTTGTAGAGAACATCATTATAAACTCCAGGGATGAGCTGACATTCAATTTGAAATGCGGTCTTTCCCTGAAAGAAAAGGTGGTGAGATAA
- a CDS encoding SHOCT domain-containing protein, protein MNIYEVKDGCPLKGKTEQMTEEELQKEYDFHIAESIVANLYKEGKITVDELHKISALNRQKFSPRLADIMS, encoded by the coding sequence ATGAACATTTATGAAGTAAAAGACGGCTGTCCTTTAAAGGGCAAGACCGAGCAGATGACAGAGGAAGAATTACAAAAGGAATATGACTTTCATATAGCAGAGAGCATTGTCGCAAACCTATATAAAGAAGGCAAAATCACAGTGGATGAATTACACAAAATATCAGCCCTAAACAGGCAGAAATTCTCTCCCCGTTTAGCCGATATTATGTCCTAA
- a CDS encoding DNA polymerase, whose translation MKNLEIDIETYSSTNLQKSGVYRYVQADDFEVMLFGYAVDGGEVKVVDLMNGEKIPKEILDALTDETITKWAFNAQFERVCLSRYLGNSTGTYLNPHSWKCSMVWSAYMGLPLSLEGVGAVLGLEKQKLTEGKDLIRYFCLPCTPTKINGGRTRNLSTDEIDKWQQFKVYNKRDVEAEIQIQQRLIKFPVPEDIWEEYHLDQEINDRGIKVDMDFVNQAIAMDEISRNKLMSDIKEITELDNPNSVQQMKGWLSDNCLEMETLGKKAVAEKLKETDGELNEVLSLRQQLAKSSVKKYTAMENAVCSDSRARGMFQFYGANRTGRFAGRLVQLQNLPQNHMPDLKEARNIVRNGNVETLELLYEDIPDTLSQLIRTAFVPRVGHKFIVADFSAIEARVLSWLAGEAWRTKVFASGGDIYCASASQMFKVPVEKHGVNGHLRQKGKIAELALGYGGSVGALKAMGALEMGLEEEELKPLVNAWRMSNPNITQFWWDVDRAAKQCVKENKSQETHGIEFHCFSGMLFIVLPSGRRLAYVKPRIGENQFGGESVTYEGVGGTKKWERLESYGPKFVENIVQAISRDILMYSMKMLSTYRIVAHVHDEVIIEADPQISVTEVCKQMSQVPPWAKGLLLDADGYECDFYQKD comes from the coding sequence ATGAAGAACTTAGAAATTGATATTGAAACCTATTCATCTACCAACCTACAAAAGAGTGGTGTTTATCGTTACGTACAAGCAGATGATTTTGAGGTGATGCTGTTTGGTTATGCGGTTGATGGTGGTGAAGTTAAGGTCGTTGATTTGATGAATGGAGAAAAGATTCCAAAAGAAATCCTAGATGCATTAACCGATGAAACCATTACGAAGTGGGCATTTAATGCTCAGTTTGAACGAGTATGCCTTTCACGTTATTTGGGCAATTCTACTGGAACTTATCTAAATCCTCACTCATGGAAATGCTCCATGGTTTGGTCTGCCTATATGGGGCTTCCTCTTTCTTTAGAAGGTGTAGGTGCAGTGCTAGGACTTGAGAAACAGAAGCTAACGGAGGGTAAAGACCTGATACGATATTTTTGTCTTCCATGTACTCCAACAAAAATAAATGGTGGTAGAACCCGTAACCTATCCACTGATGAAATCGATAAATGGCAGCAGTTTAAAGTATATAACAAACGTGATGTGGAGGCAGAAATACAGATACAACAAAGATTGATTAAGTTTCCAGTGCCAGAAGATATCTGGGAAGAGTATCATCTCGACCAAGAAATCAACGACCGTGGTATAAAGGTGGATATGGATTTTGTAAATCAAGCAATTGCTATGGATGAGATTTCTCGCAACAAACTGATGTCCGATATAAAGGAAATCACAGAACTCGATAACCCAAACTCCGTACAACAGATGAAAGGCTGGCTTTCGGATAACTGTCTAGAGATGGAGACTCTCGGTAAAAAAGCTGTCGCTGAGAAACTTAAGGAAACCGATGGTGAACTAAATGAAGTTCTTTCACTTCGTCAGCAACTGGCAAAATCCTCGGTAAAGAAATATACAGCAATGGAAAATGCGGTCTGTAGTGATTCTCGTGCCAGAGGGATGTTTCAATTTTATGGTGCTAACAGGACCGGACGCTTTGCCGGAAGGCTTGTGCAATTGCAAAACCTCCCTCAAAACCATATGCCAGACTTAAAAGAGGCACGAAACATCGTCAGAAATGGTAATGTTGAAACACTAGAACTGCTCTATGAAGATATACCAGATACCCTCTCACAACTGATTCGTACAGCCTTTGTACCTAGAGTTGGTCATAAGTTTATTGTCGCAGACTTCTCAGCAATTGAGGCTCGTGTGCTTTCATGGCTTGCAGGCGAAGCATGGCGAACAAAGGTATTTGCTAGTGGTGGCGATATCTACTGTGCATCTGCCTCTCAGATGTTTAAAGTTCCCGTTGAAAAGCATGGTGTGAACGGTCACTTGAGACAGAAGGGTAAAATTGCGGAACTGGCACTTGGATATGGTGGTTCTGTTGGTGCGCTAAAAGCCATGGGTGCATTAGAAATGGGACTTGAAGAGGAAGAGTTAAAACCGCTTGTGAATGCCTGGAGAATGTCTAATCCCAACATCACACAGTTCTGGTGGGATGTAGATCGGGCGGCTAAACAATGCGTGAAGGAAAACAAATCACAAGAAACCCATGGCATCGAGTTTCATTGTTTTAGTGGCATGCTTTTTATCGTTCTTCCCTCTGGCAGAAGGCTCGCCTATGTAAAACCTCGAATTGGTGAGAATCAGTTTGGTGGTGAGTCTGTTACCTATGAAGGAGTAGGTGGAACAAAGAAATGGGAGCGTCTTGAAAGTTACGGTCCTAAGTTTGTAGAGAATATTGTTCAAGCCATCTCCCGTGATATTTTGATGTATTCAATGAAGATGCTTAGTACTTATCGTATTGTGGCTCATGTCCATGATGAAGTCATTATTGAAGCCGATCCTCAAATATCTGTTACTGAAGTATGTAAACAGATGAGTCAAGTGCCACCTTGGGCAAAAGGGCTGCTCCTTGATGCCGATGGCTATGAATGTGACTTTTATCAAAAAGATTAA
- a CDS encoding DUF2815 family protein — MIELLSKSQKIFTLFHGWEPVSINGGAEKYSVSVLIPKEDKETINAIHAAVDAAIEEGIAKFGGKKPNKAAIKLPLRDGDVERDDEAYKGHYFINANSKTAPQIVDKSVKPIMDRSEVYSGCYGRVSLNFYAFNSNGNKGVACGLGNIQKIRDGEPLGGKSSAVDDFTTLVDDDFLA; from the coding sequence TTGATAGAATTGCTGTCAAAAAGTCAGAAAATATTTACACTCTTCCACGGTTGGGAGCCTGTATCCATTAATGGTGGTGCGGAAAAGTACAGTGTATCCGTCCTTATTCCAAAGGAAGATAAGGAAACCATTAATGCCATCCATGCAGCGGTTGATGCAGCTATTGAGGAAGGTATCGCAAAGTTTGGTGGTAAGAAACCCAATAAGGCAGCCATTAAACTACCGTTGCGTGATGGAGATGTAGAGCGTGATGATGAGGCTTATAAAGGCCATTACTTCATCAATGCAAATAGCAAGACAGCGCCACAGATTGTAGACAAAAGTGTTAAGCCGATCATGGATCGCAGTGAAGTGTACAGCGGTTGTTATGGCAGGGTTTCACTTAACTTCTATGCCTTCAACTCAAATGGTAATAAAGGTGTAGCTTGTGGTCTTGGTAACATTCAAAAAATTAGAGACGGAGAACCTCTGGGTGGTAAGTCTTCTGCAGTAGATGATTTTACGACTCTTGTCGATGATGACTTCCTTGCCTAA
- the rlmD gene encoding 23S rRNA (uracil(1939)-C(5))-methyltransferase RlmD produces MKQIKFNKNEILTGTVVDLTHEGAGVVKIDDYPFFVEGALPGEEVSIKVMKVGKTFGFARLENVLTKSTDRVEEKDIIGRQVGTMTLQHMSYDAQLKFKQHLVESAFIRLGKFKKVKVWETVGMDYPYEYRNKAQIPVRSVNGNVETGFFRKNSHQLVPVENFYIQHKAIDEAIVKVRDILRKYDIVPYNERNHNGEIRHIVVKRGHYTGQLMIILVTNKKRLQNIESITHDIVNTIDNVESVVLNFNNQEGNVILGRNNTVLHGTPYYTDKMLGLEFRVSPNSFFQVNTPQAEALYNLALEAANLKGHETVLDAYCGIGTISLALAQHAEQVYAMEIVHESIKMAKQNAKMNGIDNVHFETGSADEILPKWSEQGVKFDVAVVDPPRKGLDDDFIQTLINQSPKTIVYVSCNPGTCARDCRKFADAGYKLEYVKPVDLFPQTPHVETVVLMSRVD; encoded by the coding sequence ATGAAACAAATTAAATTTAACAAGAATGAAATACTTACTGGAACAGTCGTAGATTTAACACATGAAGGTGCGGGCGTTGTAAAGATTGACGATTATCCGTTCTTCGTTGAAGGGGCATTACCTGGCGAAGAAGTTTCGATCAAAGTTATGAAAGTCGGTAAAACATTTGGATTTGCAAGACTTGAGAATGTATTAACAAAAAGCACTGACCGTGTTGAAGAGAAAGATATTATCGGTAGACAAGTAGGTACGATGACGCTGCAGCACATGTCATATGATGCACAGCTTAAGTTTAAGCAGCATCTCGTTGAAAGTGCATTTATACGATTAGGGAAATTTAAAAAAGTAAAAGTATGGGAAACAGTCGGAATGGATTACCCATACGAATACCGTAATAAAGCGCAAATCCCAGTACGTTCAGTAAACGGCAATGTTGAAACTGGATTCTTCAGAAAGAACAGTCATCAGCTCGTCCCTGTAGAGAATTTCTATATTCAGCATAAAGCAATCGATGAAGCGATTGTGAAAGTAAGAGATATTCTGCGCAAATACGATATCGTACCTTATAACGAGCGCAACCATAACGGAGAAATCCGCCATATCGTCGTGAAACGAGGTCATTATACAGGTCAACTAATGATCATATTAGTAACGAATAAAAAACGTCTGCAAAACATTGAATCGATTACACATGATATCGTGAACACAATCGATAACGTTGAAAGCGTTGTATTAAACTTCAACAATCAAGAAGGTAACGTAATTCTTGGACGTAACAATACAGTATTACACGGAACGCCGTATTATACAGATAAGATGTTAGGACTAGAATTCAGAGTATCACCGAACTCATTCTTCCAGGTGAATACACCACAAGCAGAAGCATTATATAACCTTGCCCTTGAAGCGGCAAACTTAAAAGGACATGAAACGGTACTCGATGCATATTGTGGTATAGGAACAATCTCGCTCGCACTCGCACAGCATGCAGAACAAGTCTATGCGATGGAAATCGTGCATGAATCGATTAAAATGGCGAAGCAGAACGCGAAGATGAACGGTATTGATAACGTTCACTTTGAAACAGGTTCAGCAGATGAAATCTTACCGAAGTGGAGCGAACAAGGCGTGAAGTTTGACGTCGCAGTCGTAGATCCACCACGTAAAGGATTAGATGATGACTTTATTCAGACATTAATTAATCAAAGCCCTAAAACAATCGTCTATGTCAGCTGTAATCCAGGAACATGCGCACGTGACTGCCGTAAGTTTGCAGATGCAGGCTATAAATTAGAATACGTAAAGCCGGTGGACTTATTCCCGCAAACACCGCACGTTGAGACGGTAGTATTGATGTCAAGGGTGGATTAA
- a CDS encoding glucose 1-dehydrogenase, which yields MYLDLKGKVAIVTGGASGIGRATALRYAQEGINVVINYHSREGEAQALIEALQSYGVEALMIQGDTTSKNDMEHLVKETIKHFGEFHIFVNNAGIQSDVPSHTMSIETFDKVIDVNLRGTFIGCQLALRHFMENKYKGTIINISSVHEIIPWPHYAHYCASKGGVKLLTQSLALEYARVQIRVNNIAPGSINTPINAENFKTEQDKKDADLFVPMGYVAEPEEIASVAAFLASKESKYITGQTIVADGGLSLYPSHRNFEHDALLDEFTDEINVKTK from the coding sequence ATGTATCTTGATCTAAAAGGTAAGGTCGCAATAGTCACTGGTGGAGCATCAGGTATAGGACGCGCTACAGCTTTACGTTATGCACAAGAAGGCATCAATGTTGTTATCAATTATCATTCTAGAGAAGGTGAAGCACAAGCATTAATCGAAGCACTTCAGTCATATGGTGTTGAGGCACTGATGATTCAAGGAGACACAACCAGTAAGAATGATATGGAACATCTCGTAAAGGAGACAATCAAACACTTCGGTGAATTCCATATCTTTGTTAATAATGCAGGCATCCAGTCCGACGTTCCAAGTCATACGATGTCGATAGAAACATTCGATAAAGTAATCGATGTGAATTTACGCGGAACTTTCATTGGGTGTCAATTAGCCTTACGTCACTTTATGGAAAATAAATATAAAGGTACGATCATCAATATATCAAGCGTCCATGAAATTATACCATGGCCACATTATGCGCATTACTGTGCAAGTAAAGGCGGTGTAAAACTACTTACACAAAGTCTCGCTCTCGAATATGCACGTGTACAGATCCGCGTTAATAACATTGCACCTGGCAGTATCAATACACCAATTAATGCAGAGAATTTCAAGACAGAACAAGATAAGAAAGATGCAGATTTATTTGTGCCGATGGGGTATGTTGCAGAACCTGAAGAAATCGCAAGTGTCGCTGCATTTCTAGCAAGTAAGGAAAGTAAATATATTACCGGCCAGACGATTGTAGCAGATGGTGGTCTGAGTCTATATCCATCTCATCGAAACTTTGAACATGATGCACTGCTCGATGAATTTACTGATGAGATTAATGTGAAGACAAAATAA
- a CDS encoding diacylglycerol kinase, which produces MRKRARIIYNPTSGRELFKKALPDVLIKLEDAGYETSAYATKSAGDATAAAERAVEDKFDLVIAAGGDGTINEVINGIAEKDYRPDIGIIPMGTVNDFGRALLIPKDIDEAVDVIVSGQTVSVDVGKMNNRYFINIAGGGKITEVSYEAPSRLKTVLGPLAYYVKGLEMLPEIKASDVRIEYDGEVYSGEAMMFLIGLTNSVGGFEKLVPDASINDGYFTLLILEKVNFAEFGHIFTLASRGEHIKHPKVRYVKAKDIKVSSFDKVQLNVDGEFGGILPAHFINLERHINVFSLLEQLNTEKKIEIEEEYREMTKVVRD; this is translated from the coding sequence GTGAGAAAACGTGCCAGAATTATCTATAATCCAACATCCGGTAGAGAGCTATTCAAAAAAGCATTACCCGATGTATTAATTAAGTTAGAAGATGCAGGATATGAAACAAGCGCTTATGCAACAAAGAGTGCAGGTGATGCAACAGCTGCTGCAGAACGTGCAGTGGAAGATAAGTTTGACTTGGTAATTGCAGCAGGTGGAGACGGTACGATTAATGAGGTGATTAACGGTATCGCAGAAAAAGACTATCGACCAGACATCGGTATTATACCGATGGGAACCGTGAATGACTTTGGTCGTGCGTTACTCATCCCAAAAGATATCGATGAAGCGGTTGATGTGATTGTCAGTGGGCAGACAGTATCAGTAGATGTCGGTAAAATGAATAATCGCTATTTTATTAATATCGCTGGAGGCGGAAAGATTACGGAAGTGAGCTATGAGGCGCCGAGCCGACTGAAGACAGTACTGGGACCGCTTGCTTATTATGTTAAAGGATTAGAGATGCTCCCAGAAATTAAAGCAAGTGATGTACGTATCGAATATGATGGTGAAGTATACAGCGGAGAAGCGATGATGTTTCTTATAGGCCTTACAAATTCGGTAGGTGGCTTTGAGAAGCTCGTGCCGGATGCATCGATTAATGATGGCTACTTTACGTTATTAATATTAGAGAAAGTGAACTTTGCGGAGTTCGGACATATATTTACGCTTGCTTCAAGAGGTGAACATATTAAGCATCCTAAAGTACGTTATGTTAAAGCTAAAGACATAAAAGTATCGTCATTTGATAAGGTGCAGTTAAATGTCGATGGCGAATTTGGAGGTATATTACCAGCTCACTTTATTAATCTTGAACGTCATATTAATGTCTTTAGTTTATTAGAACAGCTGAATACAGAGAAGAAGATTGAGATAGAAGAAGAATATCGTGAAATGACGAAAGTAGTACGTGATTAA